GAACCGCCAATGTGGCCATCAATTAAAGAGAGGATATCGTTGAGCTTGTTCATCGTTTGCAAATATTTTATGAGATTTTCAGAAATTGAGCTAAAAATAGTAATACTCGCCAATTTGTTAAAAAATGAGGAATTTTATTTTTAAAATGTTATTAAATGGTGAGATTAATCATCTTTGGTGGCTAATTGTAGAGAACTACCAGTACCCCCCGTTTTGTTTATTACTTTTTTAATTTCTTTTCGTTTAATACTGAAACCAATTAGATTTTCTCGTAATTTCGCATAACAATATTTAAACAATTAGCCATGTTACCAAAATTTTTATTAGCCGACAATTCAATGGAAACACCGGATACTATTTTCGTTGTTCATACCGAAACTCCCCGTTTTATTGTTGAAGCAGATATTGATGATTTTTGGAATAACCAGGAAGTGCACTGGATTGATGGAGAACCCGGTGACGAAAACCTGATTGCTGAATTAGTAGAGGCAGCAGAAGAGTTTTTGGAAAAAGAATTTGAAAACGAAGAATTGTTGGCAGAAGACGACGATTAGTGCAGTTGCAACGAGGCCAGTGAAAGTGGATTGTAACAAAAATCATTAGCCTGAATTATGGCCACCAACCGTTTATATCGGTCCCGAAATAGGGTTTTGGGAGGAGTGCTCGCAGGAATAGCCGAATATTTTGCGATTGACGTTATCCTGGTTCGGGTAATTTATGTACTTCTGTCGTTATTCTCTGCAGGATTTCCCGGTTTATTGGTTTACATTATTTGTTGGGCTGTAATTCCTGAAAAACCAATTGAAATGCAATAATCTACTGTTCAACTCCTTTAAGGGAAAGTTGAATACGTTTACGTGCCACGTCAACTTCTTTAACTTTTACTTTAATGTGCTGGTGAAGCTTTACAATTTCATTCGGATCGGAAATAAACCGATCTGCCATTTCAGAAACATGAATTAAGCCGGATTCTTTTATTCCCACATCAACAAAGGCACCAAACTTGGTAATGTTGTTTACAATTCCGGGTAACACCATTCCAACCTGTAAATCACTGATGTTAAAAATTCCATCAGCAAATTCAAAAACTTTTATGGCTTTGCGCGGGTCACGGCCCGGTTTTAAAAGTTCTTTTTTGATGTCGAGCAAAGTTGGTAAACCTATATCAGCTGTTATATACTTTTGAAAATCAATTTTCGACACCAATTCTTCATTTCGCACTAAATCGCTCACCTGGCAGTTTAGGTCTTTCGCAATTTGTTTTACGATTTTATATGATTCAGGGTGAACTCCCGAATTGTCGAGTGGGTTTTTAGCATCCGGTATACGCAAGAAACCTGCGGCCTGCTCAAAAGCTTTTGGCCCCATTCTGGGAACTTTTTTCAGCTCTTCTCGCGATGTAAACATTCCTTTTTCTTTTCGATAAGAGGTTATGTTTTCGGCCAACTGTGGCCCCAATCCCGAAATGTAGGTTAGCAGATGTTTGCTGGCCGTATTCAGGTTAACACCAACAGCGTTAACACTCAGTTCAACAACCGAGTCGAGACTGTTTTTCAGCTTCTTCTGATCCACATCGTGCTGGTATTGCCCAACCCCAATACTTTTCGGGTCTATTTTAACCAGCTCTGCCAAGGGATCCATCAGGCGGCGACCAATTGAAACGGCTCCTCTTACGGTAACATCATATTGCGGAAATTCCTGCCGGGCAACCGATGAGGCTGAATACACCGAAGCGCCGTCTTCGCTAACAACATAGATTCGAAGTTCGCGATTGAAACGTAGTTTTTTTATAAAATATTCGGTTTCACGACTCGCAGTTCCGTTCCCGATTGCAATGGCTTCAATTTGGTACATTTCAACCATTGAGCTTATCTTTTTCGCGGCCATTTTCCGCTCTTCCTGTGGTTTGTGCGGGTATATATTTTCGTTATGAAGTAAATTGCCCTGCTCATCGAGGCAAACAACTTTGCATCCTGTTCGGTAACCCGGATCAATTGCTAATGTGCGTTTTTGTCCGAGTGGAGGTGCCAGCAATAGTTGCTTTAAATTATCGGTAAAAACTTTTATCGCTTCAGCATCTGCTTTCTCTTTTGCTAAGTTAGCAAATTCTGTTTCTATCGATGGTTGAATAAGGCGCTTCAAACTGTCTTTTACCGCCAAGGCAACCTGTTCAGAGCTGCTATTGTTTCCTTTTACAAAGAAACGTTCCAGGTTTTCCAAAACACGATCTTCGTCCGGCGAAATTGAGATTCTGAGAAATCCTTCATTCTCACCACGCCGCATGGCCAGCAAACGATGAGAAGGGCATTTCTTTAAGGGTTCGCTCCAATCAAAATAGTCGCGAAACTTGGCCGCTTCTTCTTCCTTTCCTTTTACAAGCTTTGATGTAATGTAAGCTCCAAGTTGAAACCCTTTACGAACAATGTTTCGTGCCCGTTCGTTTTCGCTTACCCACTCGGCAATAATATCCCGTGCACCCGAAAGTGCCTCTTCAGCCGAGGGGACTTCGTTGCTAATAAATTGGTTAGCTTTGAATTCAGGATCGCGCTCTAGTTGTTTCATAATAATTTTAGCCAGAGGTTCCAGGCCGTTTTCACGGGCCATTGTGGCTTTGGTTCGTCGCCTGGGTTTGTAGGGCAGGTAAATGTCTTCCAGTTCTACAGGGTCAAAGCAATGTTCAATTCTGGCTTTTAATTCTGGTTTTAAAAGCTCTTGTTCGTCAATGGTTTTTAATATGGTTTGTTTACGTTTTTCCAGTTCAGCAAATTTTTCGTTTTGTTCTTTTATTTCCTGAATTTGTACTTCATCCAAACTTCCGGTACGTTCTTTTCGGTAACGCGATATAAACGGAACAGTGGCTCCTTGGTTTAATAACTCGATGGTATTTGTAACCTGTGTTGAATTTAGTTTGAGTTTGTCGGCTATTAGATTTATGATGGCGCTTTGCATTGCTTTGTTTTTATTGAAATGCAAAGGTACAGAAGCAAACATCATTTCAAAAAGAAGGTAAGCGTTAAATTATAAACAAAAAACCACCCGGATTATTCCGAATGGTTTAGAGTTCCTGTATTGTTAGGCTGTTTATTTTTTTACAGTGTAAATATGCTCGCCTGAGTCTTCTGATAATATGACCCGGTATTCTCCTTTTCTCAACGTGGATAGGCTGTAACTTCCATGAATTGCTAATTTTTTTCCAAGGTTGTTGCTGTAAATGTGCTCTCCTTCATAATATATATTTAAAAAAACATGTTTTTGGGTAGTGTTTAAAAACGAAACCATGAGCCGGTCTTCGTCAAGCTTTATAAAAGGTTCGAACAAATGAGTAGCCTCTTCGGTTGTGATGTTGTTATTTGCTACCAAAATTTTATTATTGAGGCTTTGGTTACCATAATTGAAGCAAACCCGGTAGGTGCCATCTTGCAATCCGGGGAAAAAGAACTTCTCGCTGTAACTTGTATTTTGTCTCTTTGATTTGTGAAAAAAGACTACATCGTCATTTTCATCTGTTACGGTAACTTCAAAATTACATGGTGTTTTCGATTCAAAATTAAGCAAGGTAGCCTCTTCGCCAATTTGCGAGATATTCATTTTGGGGAGTTCAGACCCGGCTGCAAAAGCTGCGGTAAGAACCAGGATGGAGATTGTGATAATGACTGAAATTTTTGTTTTCATGTTGTTTGATTTTTGGATTAATAATAGTTATTAAATTAGAATACCATTTGGTATTTTATACAATTTACATTAATCTGCTGAAATCCAATTTTTTTATTCATTAATTTAAAAGTTGGCCGTTTTACGAAGTAATTGGAAAGGAGAAAAAAGGGTACTTAAAATATTTTAAAAGAGTTCTATCCATAAAAAAAAGCGTACTGCTCATTAAAAACAGTACGCTTTTAATCTACATGTAACTGTTAAAAGCTTAATCCAATTGTAAAGTTCATACACGGAAGTTTTGATGTTTTTTCGTTTGAATTTTTCCCAAGCCCCTCATTAATAACCTCCTGCAGGTAAGTGCCCGGATAATCATCGCTTTCTAACTCTGCGCTTAGGGTGTTAAACTCGGCACCCAGCATAAGAATTCCGTAACGAATGTTCAAGCCGGTTGAAAAGCCAAAATCAACTTTACTTATAAAGAACTCATCGGCATCATCAATCATATCGTCGTAGTAGGTAACGGCGCCGGTTCCCCATGCAAAATCTGCCTTGGCATAAATATCAAACTCTAGTTTGTCAACCGGACTGTAGGTAAACGAAGGGCCAATTTTTGATCCGGCACGAAAGATGCCTAAATTGGTATCATAAAAATTATTTTCCGATTTAAAGTTATGGAAAATGGCATAAAGGTAGTCGACATTTATGCCAAAGGCCATATCGTCTCTATCTAAAATACTTTTGATTAGAAAGATTGAACCCAGTTCAAAATTGGCTCCTGTTTTCGACTCAATTCCGGCATCGTTCCAATCTTGCTTGTCAAGGTCAAAATGTTTCCACGATGGATTAGAGTAGCCAACCCGGAAATAGAATTGATTTTCAACTTGTTGGGCAAAAATAAAAGTTGACAGAAGGAGAAACGAGAGCGAAAGAATAACTTTTTTCATGATGTGTAAAATTTGAATATATGGTTAAATTACAAAGTTTATTCAGCTTTGACTATTGCTTATTTTGTACAAGTTATGATAATCTGATTAAATATGGAAATAGAAGATGTGCTACTGGTTTTAAACTTCAAGGTTAGAAATAAAAAAACCTTTTTTTTTGCGCTCATTTCCTTTTATCTTTTGCCTTGTTTTTTCTATTTTTGCACCTCATTTTCAAAAAGAAGTAAAAGCATGTTTGAGAATTTAAGTGACAGGCTGGAGAAGTCCTTTAAACTATTAAAAGGGCAGGGGAAAATAACCGAAATCAATGTAGCGGAAACGCTGAAAGATATTCGTCGTGCATTGTTGGATGCTGACGTTAACTTTAAAATTGCCAAAAAATTTACCGACGACGTAAAAGTAAAAGCTTTGGGGCAGGATGTATTAACTGCCGTTAAGCCCGGGCAAATGATGGTAAAAATTGTAAAAGATGAGCTGGCCCAACTAATGGGCGGTACTTTTACCGATATAGAACTGAAAAATAAACCTGCTGTTATTTTGATGTCAGGTCTGCAGGGGTCGGGTAAAACCACTTTCTCCGGTAAGCTGGCCAATATGCTGAAAAGCAAAAAAGGGCGTCATCCACTGCTGGTTGCAGGCGACGTTTATCGTCCGGCAGCAATCGACCAATTGAAAGTTTTAGGCGAACAAATTGGTGTGCCGGTTTACACCGAGGATGGAAACATGGACCCGGTGAAAATTGCCCAGGCAGCAATAAAGCAAGCCAAAGCTAACGGAAACGATGTGGTAATTGTGGATACCGCCGGGCGTTTGGCAATTGATGAGCAGATGATGAACGAAATATCGGCCATTAAAAAAGCGATAAACCCCGATGAGATTCTGTTTGTAGTAGATTCGATGACAGGGCAAGATGCTGTTAACACCGCAAAAGAGTTTAACGAACGTTTAGACTTTGATGGTGTAGTGCTTACTAAACTCGATGGTGATACCCGCGGTGGTGCGGCGTTATCAATTAGGGCAGTGGTTGAAAAACCGATTAAGTTTGTGGGTACAGGCGAAAAAGTTGATGCCCTGGATGTTTTCCACCCCGATCGTATGGCCGATCGTATTTTAGGAATGGGTGATATTGTTTCGTTGGTAGAAAAGGCCCAGGAACAATTTGACGAAGAAGAAGCAAAACGCCTGCAGAAAAAATTACAGAAAAACACATTTAACTTTAATGACTTTCTGAAGCAGATTAACCAGATTAAAAAAATGGGTAATTTGAAAGATGTGATGGGTATGATACCCGGCATGGGAAAGGCAATGAAAGGTATGGATATTGATGATGATGCCTTTAAACACATCGAGGCCATAATTTATTCGATGACA
Above is a genomic segment from uncultured Draconibacterium sp. containing:
- a CDS encoding PspC domain-containing protein, translating into MATNRLYRSRNRVLGGVLAGIAEYFAIDVILVRVIYVLLSLFSAGFPGLLVYIICWAVIPEKPIEMQ
- the ffh gene encoding signal recognition particle protein produces the protein MFENLSDRLEKSFKLLKGQGKITEINVAETLKDIRRALLDADVNFKIAKKFTDDVKVKALGQDVLTAVKPGQMMVKIVKDELAQLMGGTFTDIELKNKPAVILMSGLQGSGKTTFSGKLANMLKSKKGRHPLLVAGDVYRPAAIDQLKVLGEQIGVPVYTEDGNMDPVKIAQAAIKQAKANGNDVVIVDTAGRLAIDEQMMNEISAIKKAINPDEILFVVDSMTGQDAVNTAKEFNERLDFDGVVLTKLDGDTRGGAALSIRAVVEKPIKFVGTGEKVDALDVFHPDRMADRILGMGDIVSLVEKAQEQFDEEEAKRLQKKLQKNTFNFNDFLKQINQIKKMGNLKDVMGMIPGMGKAMKGMDIDDDAFKHIEAIIYSMTPEERENPSLINGGRRKRIATGSGTNIQEVNRLLKQFSETRKMMRMVSQGKNVQRMMAGMQGQGRKF
- a CDS encoding Tex family protein is translated as MQSAIINLIADKLKLNSTQVTNTIELLNQGATVPFISRYRKERTGSLDEVQIQEIKEQNEKFAELEKRKQTILKTIDEQELLKPELKARIEHCFDPVELEDIYLPYKPRRRTKATMARENGLEPLAKIIMKQLERDPEFKANQFISNEVPSAEEALSGARDIIAEWVSENERARNIVRKGFQLGAYITSKLVKGKEEEAAKFRDYFDWSEPLKKCPSHRLLAMRRGENEGFLRISISPDEDRVLENLERFFVKGNNSSSEQVALAVKDSLKRLIQPSIETEFANLAKEKADAEAIKVFTDNLKQLLLAPPLGQKRTLAIDPGYRTGCKVVCLDEQGNLLHNENIYPHKPQEERKMAAKKISSMVEMYQIEAIAIGNGTASRETEYFIKKLRFNRELRIYVVSEDGASVYSASSVARQEFPQYDVTVRGAVSIGRRLMDPLAELVKIDPKSIGVGQYQHDVDQKKLKNSLDSVVELSVNAVGVNLNTASKHLLTYISGLGPQLAENITSYRKEKGMFTSREELKKVPRMGPKAFEQAAGFLRIPDAKNPLDNSGVHPESYKIVKQIAKDLNCQVSDLVRNEELVSKIDFQKYITADIGLPTLLDIKKELLKPGRDPRKAIKVFEFADGIFNISDLQVGMVLPGIVNNITKFGAFVDVGIKESGLIHVSEMADRFISDPNEIVKLHQHIKVKVKEVDVARKRIQLSLKGVEQ
- a CDS encoding outer membrane beta-barrel protein codes for the protein MKKVILSLSFLLLSTFIFAQQVENQFYFRVGYSNPSWKHFDLDKQDWNDAGIESKTGANFELGSIFLIKSILDRDDMAFGINVDYLYAIFHNFKSENNFYDTNLGIFRAGSKIGPSFTYSPVDKLEFDIYAKADFAWGTGAVTYYDDMIDDADEFFISKVDFGFSTGLNIRYGILMLGAEFNTLSAELESDDYPGTYLQEVINEGLGKNSNEKTSKLPCMNFTIGLSF